The following are from one region of the Sorghum bicolor cultivar BTx623 chromosome 2, Sorghum_bicolor_NCBIv3, whole genome shotgun sequence genome:
- the LOC8064650 gene encoding ankyrin repeat and SOCS box protein 13, whose product MESSLSYSGGSSSFPQQVQARNPSANLSVEDITVKLLSAAYAGDVPQVKKLAKRLAKAGKSMDEAVAEIKAPWNRGHGPLHLAAAAGKVETCKFLIKDLKVHVDTTGSIGVTPLILAIQHGCSAVIRFLLVHDADPSKAASNGVTPLHTAAAQDACELAELLLSKGAYVDPMWEKRTPLYIACQRGNARMMEILLQHQADPNAAVLLVHTPLKAAVFARSLEGVELLIKAGADVNAGQPVTPLIGAATAGFTDCVKCLLKADADANIPDNNGRVPIEIAAIKGWQECVEILLPVTTPLARVADWSIEGITQHAKLSRPNLQDPLLHENDKPDFEANGDAAFSDRDYALALNLYTKAVETDPGNSTLYAKRSLCSLHTGDKSNAMYDADTYKGMEPDLSKSCYAQGAALILVKEYDRACEVLMSGLHLDFESKLTDTASSGDHQ is encoded by the exons ATGGAGTCCTCCCTCTCCTACTCAGGCGGGTCTTCCTCGTTCCCACAGCAAGTCCAGGCACGAAACCCCAGCGCCAACCTCTCCGTGGAGGACATCACGGTCAAACTCCTCAGCGCGGCGTACGCCGGCGATGTCCCGCAAGTCAAGA AGCTGGCGAAGCGGTTAGCAAAGGCGGGGAAGAGCATGGATGAGGCAGTGGCGGAGATCAAGGCCCCGTGGAATCGAGGTCACGGGCCCTTGCACTTAGCAGCAGCGGCAGGGAAGGTGGAGACATGCAAGTTCCTGATCAAGGATCTCAAGGTCCATGTGGACACGACTGGTTCCATTG GTGTGACACCTCTAATCCTTGCAATACAACATGGGTGCTCAGCAGTTATAAGGTTTCTTCTTGTTCATGATGCTGATCCAAGCAAAGCAGCCAGCAATGGGGTTACTCCTCTCCATACTGCAGCAGCTCAAG ATGCATGTGAACTAGCAGAGTTATTGTTGTCCAAAGGAGCTTATGTTGACCCTATGTGGGAGAAAAGAACTCCGCTGTACATTGCTTGTCAACGTGGAAATGCTAGAATGATGGAAATATTGTTGCAGCATCAGGCAGAT CCTAATGCAGCAGTTCTTTTAGTGCATACGCCACTGAAAGCAGCAGTCTTTGCTCGTTCATTGGAAGGTGTGGAACTACTCATTAAG GCTGGTGCTGATGTCAATGCTGGTCAGCCTGTAACTCCACTGATAGGAGCAGCAACTGCTGGCTTTACTGATTGTGTAAAATGTTTGTTAAAAGCTGATGCTGATGCCAATATACCTGACAAT AATGGTAGAGTACCCATAGAAATTGCTGCAATCAAAGGATGGCAGGAATGTGTTGAGATTCTTCTCCCTGTCACGACACCTTTGGCTAGAGTTGCAGACTGGAGCATCGAAGGAATTACTCAACATGCAAAACTTTCGAGACCAAACCTGCAA GACCCTCTTCTCCATGAGAACGATAAACCTGATTTTGAGGCAAATGGTGATGCTGCATTCTCAGACAGGGATTATGCTCTTGCATTGAATCTCTATACTAAG GCAGTGGAGACTGACCCTGGTAATTCAACCTTGTATGCGAAGAGGAGCCTTTGCTCACTGCATACCGGTGACAAAAGCAATGCTATGTATGATGCTGATACCTATAAAGGTATGGAACCAGACTTATCAAAGTCTTGTTATGCTCAAGGAGCAGCTCTGATACTGGTGAAG GAGTATGACAGGGCCTGTGAAGTACTCATGTCTGGTTTGCACTTGGATTTTGAAAGCAAACTAACTGACACAGCATCTAG TGGGGACCATCAGTGA